The Erwinia sorbitola nucleotide sequence GGTCGGTGACGCCGCGCAGGCCGTGGCCAATGATGACGGCAGCCGCTACCACCTGATTTTGTCCGACCTCTACTCCGCCAACGCCATCGCGCCGCTGCAATCATCAGCTGTATTCCTGCGCCACTGCGCCGCAAAACTGCGCGATGACGGCTGGCTGGTGCTTAACCATTCAGAACAGCCAGAGAACATCTCACAATTCTCCCAAACCCTGCTGGAACTCTTCGCTACTGTTCTCTACTGCATCGCGCCTAGCGGAAACGTTGTGGTTTACGCCAGCCCTTCCCGGATTGCTGCTACTCTTCCTGAGTTGCAACAGCGGATGAAAGAGTGCGGCAGCGATTTTGACACTGATTTTGCGCCGCTGGCACAAAAACTGGCTTACTGGCCAGGCAGCCAACGCTAAATAATCTTTACCTTTATCAGGTTTAAATGCCCTCCCGTATTGCTGGCAGACCGCGCGTGGTCTACTTTTAGCGCGTAAAGAGATTTAGTTAATAACAGAGAAGATAAAATGATCATTCAGGGCATCAGTAAGGGATTCTTTATATTTATACTGGCGATTACCACGCTGGCTTTTCTCCACATCCTGGGACCTTATTTTTCCGCTATTCTTTGGGCCGCCATTCTGGCGATTATTTTCCATCCGCTGAAAACTAAAATCAGAAACTATCTGGGTGACAGAAACGGTCTGGCGTCACTGCTGACACTGCTGGTCATCTGTCTGATTGTGTTTATCCCACTGGCTGTTGTCGCTTCATCACTGGCGGTAGAGTTTAATGAACTCTACCATCGGTTACAGGGTAACCAGACCGAGCTTACCTCTGTCGCAGCGAGCGTGGTGAATCATCTGCCGGAATGGCTGCGTCACTTCCTGGTTGAAAATAATATGAATGATGCCAGCGCGATTCAGGAGAAACTTTCCGGCGTGGCAATGAAAGGCGGCCAGTTCTTTGCCGGTAGCCTGATGATGATTGGTAAAAGTACCTTCAGTTTTACCATCGGGTTTGGCGTCATGCTCTATCTGCTGTTCTTCCTGTTGAAAGACGGCGCGTACCTGGTGGGGCTGACGCTGGATGCCATTCCTCTTTCGCAGTTTGTGAAACAGCACCTGTTTGTTAAGTTTGCCGCCGTTTCCCGCGCCACGGTAAAAGGCACCGTGGTGGTGGCGGCTGTTCAGGGTGCGTTGGGTGGCATTGCATTCTGGTTTGCTGATATTCAGGGCAGCATTTTGTGGGGGTCACTGATGGCCTTCCTGTCGCTGATCCCGGCGGTTGGTTCAGCAATTATCTGGCTACCGGTGGTGCTCTATTTCTTCTTTACTGGTGCGATGGTAAAAGGGCTGGCGCTGACCTTCTTCTTTGTGGTGGTTATCGGTCTGATCGATAATATCCTGCGTCCGCTGCTGGTCGGGAAAGATACCAAGATGCCGGACTATCTGATTTTGATTTCAACTTTGGGCGGAATGGAAATTTATGGTCTGAATGGCTTCGTCATTGGGCCGCTAATTGCCGCACTGTTTATTTCCTGCTGGAACCTGCTCTCCGGTAAAGACCATAAAGGTAATACCGAGCAGATTGATGCTGACTTTATAGAAGAAGGTCAGATTCATCAGGAGAATCAGGAAAAAGAGCAGCAGGAAGAAAAAGAGAAGCAGGAAAAAGAGCAGCAGGCATAAATCATAACGGGGCTGATACA carries:
- a CDS encoding spermidine synthase, encoding MSISDLYTFAPLFRIRGDIITSVNDAYGEVTVIDNKHFRIMSFDRVFEQSKMQISAPWLPVHNYISAMLMSVALTPASQVMVLGLGGGCLVRALHARNTEIAINVVELRAAVLCVAQVYFHLPMSNSIHYQVGDAAQAVANDDGSRYHLILSDLYSANAIAPLQSSAVFLRHCAAKLRDDGWLVLNHSEQPENISQFSQTLLELFATVLYCIAPSGNVVVYASPSRIAATLPELQQRMKECGSDFDTDFAPLAQKLAYWPGSQR
- a CDS encoding AI-2E family transporter, which gives rise to MIIQGISKGFFIFILAITTLAFLHILGPYFSAILWAAILAIIFHPLKTKIRNYLGDRNGLASLLTLLVICLIVFIPLAVVASSLAVEFNELYHRLQGNQTELTSVAASVVNHLPEWLRHFLVENNMNDASAIQEKLSGVAMKGGQFFAGSLMMIGKSTFSFTIGFGVMLYLLFFLLKDGAYLVGLTLDAIPLSQFVKQHLFVKFAAVSRATVKGTVVVAAVQGALGGIAFWFADIQGSILWGSLMAFLSLIPAVGSAIIWLPVVLYFFFTGAMVKGLALTFFFVVVIGLIDNILRPLLVGKDTKMPDYLILISTLGGMEIYGLNGFVIGPLIAALFISCWNLLSGKDHKGNTEQIDADFIEEGQIHQENQEKEQQEEKEKQEKEQQA